Proteins found in one Desulfobacterales bacterium genomic segment:
- a CDS encoding transposase, with protein MPRQARIDAPGALQHIIVRGIERKSIFIDDHDRDNFVARLTTVLPESTARCYAWALIPNHFHLLLCSGNVPISTVMRRLLTGYAVSFNRRHRRHGQLFQNRYKSILCQQEPYLLELVRYIHLNPLRAGVVPNYKALDKFAYGGHTILLGHKQHAFQDTDSILALFGQNHSVARKKYRAYVQKGIEHGRRPDLIGGGLIRSAGGWTAVKGLRRANARLKGDERILGDNDFVYAVLEAAQEQLAQKYQLAAKGFDFEKVVERVAAVFGIESDQVLAAGKHPPIVKARSVLCYWAVRELGMNGTAVAEKLGCSQSSVSKSAKRGETIASEHNLKLIEG; from the coding sequence ATGCCACGCCAAGCGCGCATAGACGCCCCGGGTGCGCTGCAGCACATCATTGTCAGAGGCATCGAACGCAAAAGCATCTTTATTGATGACCACGATCGCGACAATTTTGTGGCCCGGTTGACCACGGTCCTGCCTGAAAGCACGGCGCGTTGCTACGCCTGGGCTTTGATCCCCAATCATTTTCATTTGCTGCTGTGCAGCGGCAATGTCCCCATCTCAACGGTGATGCGGCGCTTGCTGACCGGGTATGCGGTATCCTTTAATCGGCGCCATCGCCGCCACGGGCAGCTGTTTCAAAATCGTTACAAATCCATCCTTTGCCAGCAGGAACCATACTTGCTGGAGCTGGTGCGCTATATTCACCTCAATCCGCTGCGGGCCGGAGTTGTTCCCAATTATAAAGCGCTGGACAAGTTTGCTTACGGCGGACACACCATTCTTTTGGGCCATAAACAGCATGCGTTTCAGGATACCGACTCGATCCTGGCTTTATTCGGTCAAAACCATTCAGTCGCGCGCAAAAAATACCGGGCTTATGTGCAAAAGGGGATCGAACACGGACGCCGGCCGGATCTGATCGGTGGCGGGCTGATCCGCAGCGCCGGTGGATGGACCGCCGTCAAAGGTCTGCGACGGGCAAATGCGCGTCTCAAAGGCGATGAACGCATCCTGGGAGATAATGATTTTGTCTATGCCGTTTTGGAGGCAGCGCAGGAGCAGCTGGCGCAAAAATATCAACTGGCTGCCAAGGGCTTTGATTTTGAAAAGGTCGTCGAGCGGGTTGCAGCCGTTTTTGGTATAGAATCAGACCAGGTCCTGGCTGCCGGCAAACACCCGCCCATCGTTAAAGCCCGCAGCGTGCTTTGTTATTGGGCCGTGCGGGAGCTGGGGATGAACGGCACGGCCGTGGCCGAAAAACTGGGCTGTTCACAGTCGTCGGTGAGCAAATCCGCCAAGCGCGGCGAAACGATTGCCTCTGAACATAACCTGAAACTGATCGAAGGCTAG